A region of Cucumis melo cultivar AY chromosome 2, USDA_Cmelo_AY_1.0, whole genome shotgun sequence DNA encodes the following proteins:
- the LOC103487414 gene encoding vesicle-associated membrane protein 711-like has translation MGILYGMVARGPVVLAEFSATQTNASAIARQIMEKMKQGDDDSNASYSHDRYIFHIKKTDGLTVLCMADEASGRRIPFAFLEDIHQRFVKTYARTILSAPAYAMNDEFSRVLSQQMDHFSNDPNADRLNRLKGEMSQVRNVMMDNIEKVLERGDRLALLVEKTTNIQGNAVRFRRQSRRYRNTLWWRNFKLTCSLVLIFTIVLYIMLAFFCKGPLLPSCLN, from the exons ATGGGGATTCTTTATGGAATGGTCGCCAGAGGACCTGTTGTTTTGGCAGAGTTCAGCGCTACACAGACGAATGCAAGTGCTATTGCGAGGCAAATCATGGAGAAGATGAAACAAGGAGACGATGATAGCAATGCCTCCTATTCTCATGATCGGTACATCTTTCATATTAAGAAGACTGATGGCCTTACCGTTCTTTGTATGGCTGACGAAGCCTCCGGAA GGAGAATTCCTTTTGCATTTCTAGAAGACATTCATCAAAGATTTGTTAAGACCTATGCTCGTACAATTCTCTCAGCTCCTGCATATGCCATGAATGATGAATTTTCAAGGGTTCTAAGCCAACAGATGGACCATTTTTCAAATGATCCAAATGCAGATAGGCTAAACCGCTTAAAAGGTGAAATGAGTCAG GTGAGAAATGTGATGATGGATAATATAGAGAAAGTGTTGGAGAGAGGTGACCGCTTGGCTTTGCTGGTCGAGAAAACCACAAACATTCAAGGAAATGCAGTTCGATTTAGAAGGCAATCACGACGGTACAGAAACACCTTGTGGTGGAGAAACTTTAAACTCAC ATGTTCGTTGGTGCTCATTTTCACAATCGTCCTCTACATCATGCTAGCATTCTTCTGCAAAGGACCTCTACTGCCATCTTGCTTGAATTGA